ATACCACCGCACCGATTGACGTGACTACGTCTCGAGTATATAAAAAGCTGACGGACTACCTTGAGTGTTTTACTGTTCACCGCGCTCTCGAGCCGTACGCACGCGTAccgctctctctctctctcatatttatatttgcgttgctaatttttcattaattctctATAATCATGTCCGGTCGCGGTAAAGGAGGCAAAGTCAAGGGGAAGGCAAAGTCGCGTTCGAACCGTGCCGGTCTACAGTTTCCGGTAGGACGTATACACAGACTGCTCAGGAAGGGTAACTACGCAGAGCGCGTCGGTGCCGGTGCACCCGTGTATCTCGCGGCCGTCATGGAATACCTAGCCGCTGAAGTACTCGAGTTGGCCGGCAACGCCGCCCGCGACAACAAGAAGACCAGGATCATACCGAGACATCTACAGTTGGCGATCCGTAACGACGAGGAGCTGAACAAGTTACTCTCGGGCGTGACTATCGCACAAGGTGGAGTCCTACCTAACATCCAAGCCGTACTTCTACCCAAGAAGACCGAGAAGAAGGCTTAAACACACCGCGTGTAGTGTGACGATGAGACACGGTCGTCGTCGACGTCGTCGTCGTCATCgtcgaatttataaaattttgatgacGATACATGCGAACGATCGTACGACCTCGTTCTTCATCGTGTTGTGACGattaaaaaggcccttttcagggccacaaaatatatcttatatacatagaaaaatGTTAAGTTTCCTAAGCGATTATGACgtctttattctaatattattagatattttacaacACACACACTGCTACTGCTACTATTAAACGCGCGATCATACAACTCCGACGACGATATAATagatatgaaatgaaattattttattatatatttatttatttacgataattattactaattactaatatttcgaTTCATATGAATCGaa
Above is a genomic segment from Vanessa tameamea isolate UH-Manoa-2023 chromosome 29, ilVanTame1 primary haplotype, whole genome shotgun sequence containing:
- the LOC135194372 gene encoding histone H2A, whose translation is MSGRGKGGKVKGKAKSRSNRAGLQFPVGRIHRLLRKGNYAERVGAGAPVYLAAVMEYLAAEVLELAGNAARDNKKTRIIPRHLQLAIRNDEELNKLLSGVTIAQGGVLPNIQAVLLPKKTEKKA